The genomic stretch CGGGCCGACGATCATCCCCGCCGCCAGGTAGGCGACGACGGTCGAGATGCCGATCTTCCGCAGCAACACCCCCGCCGCCGCGGCGAAGCTGAGCACCACGGCCAAATCACGGATCAACAGCAGGCCCTCTTCCATCGCGCTCTCCTCGGTCTAAGATTTACTGCGGCTTTCCCGCCTGCCATTCCCGCATCGGCTGGTAGCGGCCGCCATACATCAGGCAGAGCTTCTCGAAGAGGCGGTCGGTCCCGTCCTCCATCGGCCCCGCCGTCATCCCGAAGGTGTAGAGCCGGGGCTTCACCGGCATCGCCGCCATCTCCTCCTGCACCTTCTCGATCACCTTCCACTCCGGCTCGTTGAGGCCCCCGTCGGTCGTCAGGAATAGCGTGTCCCCGCCGTTGCGCAATGCCTCGTGGATGCCCGCCACGAAGCGGGTACTCCCGCCCATGTCGGGGAGCTTGGAAAGGAACGCCTCGGCCCGCCGCTTCGCCTCGGGCGTCGCCGGGAGGGGATCGGGGGAGAGCGAGACCGCCCCGTCGGCGAAGAAGACGATGTTGAAGGAGACCTGCGGCGGAAGCCCCCGGATCGAGCGGCGGATCTCCTCCGTCGAGACCTCGAAGCGGCTCTTCCCCGTCCCGCCCGGCGCGGCGGGATCGGAAGGCTCCTGCATGCTCCCCGAGACATCGAGGAGATAGACCACCCGGCGGGAGGAGACCGCCATGTCGAACAACGCTACCCGCCCCTCCCCGCCCTCCTGGGAGGGGGCGTCGGTCGCCGCCGGGGCCGAAGGGGACGCCGCAGCCAGCGCCGGGGCCGAGGACGCCCGGTCGGTCTTCGCTGCCGTCGCCGCCGGGGGCGGCGTCGCCGCGAGGGGGCCGGGCGTCGGGGACGGGAGGAGCGGGGCGGGGGCCGGGCGGAGGGAGGCCGGAGCGGGCGTCGCCACCGAGGCGAGGGCCGGGAGGGAGGCGCCGCCCCCCTCGATCACCACCTCGGGGACGACGGGCGGGGTCTCCTGGAGCGTGTTGAAAAGGGGGAGGCCGCGGAAGAGCCCGAAGAGGGCGAGGTAAAGGACGACGGCCCCGACGAAGAGCCACCCCGTCCGCCCGAGCCCGCCGTAGCGGCCGCCCGAGGAGGGTGCCTCCCATCGCTGGGAGCGTTCCTTCTCTTCCTTACTTAGGCCCATCCAGCATCTTCCAGAATTCAGGGTTTTTCTGGAGCGCCTCGTCTTCCGCCGCGAGGACGGGGAGATTCGAGCGGAAAAGGAAATCCTTCAGCGTGTTCCGGTTCAGGACGCGATGGACGATGATGCCCCGCTCCCCCTTCTCGAAATAGATCCGGTAATCGCCGACGCGGTAGCGGTAGATCGTCCGCCCCTCGCGCTCCAGGCGGCCGTAGTCGCCCTCGCCCCCGGCGCCGAAGTGCTCCGGGATCGATTCGAGGCTCGCCGTCACCGAGAGCTGCAGCACCGTCGGCAGCGCGGCCAATTCCTCGGCGCTAATGCTGTTGAAAATAATCTGGAAGGTCTTTTTCAAAGTAAGGGTGGTCGGGGGTCTAGGGAGGCGTCGTCTTGTACAGGAGATACTTCTCCCGCCGAACACGGAAATCGTCAAGGAAAGGCTGCCAGCTGGCGATCAAATCGGCGA from Verrucomicrobium sp. GAS474 encodes the following:
- a CDS encoding VWA domain-containing protein; translated protein: MGLSKEEKERSQRWEAPSSGGRYGGLGRTGWLFVGAVVLYLALFGLFRGLPLFNTLQETPPVVPEVVIEGGGASLPALASVATPAPASLRPAPAPLLPSPTPGPLAATPPPAATAAKTDRASSAPALAAASPSAPAATDAPSQEGGEGRVALFDMAVSSRRVVYLLDVSGSMQEPSDPAAPGGTGKSRFEVSTEEIRRSIRGLPPQVSFNIVFFADGAVSLSPDPLPATPEAKRRAEAFLSKLPDMGGSTRFVAGIHEALRNGGDTLFLTTDGGLNEPEWKVIEKVQEEMAAMPVKPRLYTFGMTAGPMEDGTDRLFEKLCLMYGGRYQPMREWQAGKPQ
- a CDS encoding type II toxin-antitoxin system RelE/ParE family toxin, whose amino-acid sequence is MKKTFQIIFNSISAEELAALPTVLQLSVTASLESIPEHFGAGGEGDYGRLEREGRTIYRYRVGDYRIYFEKGERGIIVHRVLNRNTLKDFLFRSNLPVLAAEDEALQKNPEFWKMLDGPK